In Nicotiana tabacum cultivar K326 chromosome 21, ASM71507v2, whole genome shotgun sequence, one DNA window encodes the following:
- the LOC142175253 gene encoding uncharacterized protein LOC142175253, translating to MELPWVVGGDFNVILSKDEKIGGFPVYPSEYEDFAFSVNSCELFDLGYKDNTFTRWNWRPNAEYHAPLLMSCSDQALKFVKPFKFLNFWTKHESFMEVIRQNWIADFTRDPFLMFKQKLKRVKIALSKWSKLTYGDIFKQLSIREDVVRVKKMLFEEEPTVENRIIVQQAQAKLKKYLSIEEQHWKQKVGMTWFAEGERNTRFFHNHVNGKRKKLQFKRFQKNDGARIDSQDLMADVAVEFFQKQFTQEDDPTSYELLNNIPTMVASEENLNLCRSPTREKVKATVFALSGESTSGPNGFSGIFFQVCWDIVWEDIHNMLKLFYGGSSMPKSITLSNLVLLPKKPMV from the exons ATGGAGTTACCTTGGGTGGTTGGAGGAGATTTTAATGTGATTCTTAGTAAAGATGAAAAGATAGGAGGATTTCCAGTGTACCCCTCAGAATATGAAGATTTTGCATTTTCTGTTAACTCATGTGAACTCTTTGATCTTGGATACAAAGACAACACCTTTACCCGGTGGAATTGGAGGCCTAATGCAGAAT ATCATGCTCCACTTTTGATGAGCTGTAGTGATCAAGCCTTAAAATTTGTTAAACCATTCAAGTTCTTGAACTTCTGGACCAAACATGAATCTTTTATGGAGGTGATTAGACAAAATTGGATAGCTGACTTCACTAGAGATCCTTTCTTGATGTTCAAGCAGAAACTGAAGAGGGTTAAGATTGCTCTCTCTAAATGGAGCAAGCTCACATATGGGGATATTTTCAAGCAACTATCTATTAGAGAAGATGTGGTTAGAGTGAAGAAAATGTTGTTTGAAGAAGAGCCAACAGTGGAGAATAGAATAATAGTACAACAAGCTCAAGCTAAATTGAAGAAGTACTTGAGCATCGAGGAGCAGCATTGGAAACAAAAAGTAGGAATGACATGGTTTGCAGAAGGGGAAAGAAATACTAGATTTTTTCACAACCATGTGAATGGTAAAAGGAAGAAACTCCAATTTAAGAGATTTCAGAAAAATGATGGTGCACGGATTGATTCACAAGATTTGATGGCTGATGTTGCAGTTGAATTTTTCCAGAAGCAGTTCACACAAGAAGATGATCCAACAAGCTATGAACTCCTAAACAATATACCTACAATGGTAGCTAGTGAGGAGAATTTAAATCTTTGTAGAAGTCCTACAAGAGAGAAGGTGAAGGCAACAGTGTTTGCTTTGAGTGGGGAGAGTACAAGTGGTCCAAATGGCTTTTCTGGTATTTTCTTTCAAGTATGCTGGGATATAGTATGGGAGGACATACATAATATGCTGAAACTGTTCTATGGAGGAAGCTCTATGCCTAAGTCTATAACTCTCTCAAACCTTGTATTGCTGCCTAAAAAGCCAATGGTCTAA